Genomic DNA from Noviherbaspirillum saxi:
AGGTCGGTCGCGCCATGCGATCCGGTGCGTACCTGATACAGGCTGGCAAAATCGGCGATGCGCCGCATCTGGGTAATGCCGCCCGCATGCACGACCGTCGTTCGGATGTAGTCGATCAGCTGCTGTTGGATCAGGTCCTTGCAATCCCAGATCGAATTGAAGATCTCGCCAACTGCCAATGGCGTCGTGGTGTGCTGCCGGATCAGGCGAAAGCTTTCCTGGTTTTCCGCCGGCGTCGCGTCCTCCATCCAGAACAGATGGTAAGGCTCAAGCGATTTGCCAAGTCGCGCCGCTTCGATCGGGGCCAGGCGGTGATGCACGTCATGCAGCAGATGGATGTCGGGCCCCACCGCTTCGCGTACCGCAGCAAACAGTTTTGGTGCATGCAGCAGATAGCGTTCGGTACTCCAGTCGTGTTCGGAGGGCAGCGAACTGTCCGCCGGTTCATAAAACATGGAGCCGCGTCCCACGCCATAGACCTTGTTGAGTCCGGGTACACCGGATTGCGCGCGGATCGCCTTGTAACCCAGTTCCTTGTAATGCAGGACTTGCTTCACGGTTTCATCGATATCGGCGCCATTCGCATGCCCGTACACCATGACGCCGGAACGGCTTCTCCCGCCAAGCAGCTGATACAGGGGCATGCCGGCCGCCTTTGCCTTGATATCCCATAGCGCCGTGTCGACTGCTGCGATCGCCGACATGGTGACCGGCCCGCGTCGCCAGTACGCACCGCGGTACAGGTATTGCCAGATATCTTCTATCTGGTGCGCATCACGCCTAATCAGGCAAGGGATTACATGATCAGCGAGATAGGATGCAACAGACAGTTCGCGTCCGTTCAGGGTGGCGTCGCCGATGCCGGTCAGGCCATCATCGGTAACGATTTTCAGGGTAACGAAATTGCGACCGGGACAGCAGACTATGACTTTGGCATCGATGATCTTCATTGCTTGTTCCAAAATGGATGTGCAGTGGATGGGTAGGGCGGATATATGAAACAGTGCGACTTGGGTCAGCGCCGCTCCGCATAAGCGGCGACGGTCGTACGGCTGCCGTAGCGTTGCAAATGATCGAGCGCGGCAATCAATTCATTCCTGAGTCGCTGGCTTTGCGGCAGATTGTCGCCGAACATCGACCGGATCGACAGGACCCGGTCGACGATGTCGGATGGATCGCTGCGCGCCATCTTTTCCAGTTGCCCCGCGATAGGGTCTTGCACCAGGATCGGTTTTCCCTGCTCATCTATGCCGCTGACATAGCGCATCCATGCCGCCAATCCCAGCGCGCCCAGCCGGATTGGACGCCCTGCAGCAAGGTTGTCGCGCAAAATGGACAGCAGGCGCTGCGGAAGCTTTTGCGAGCCGTCCATCGCGATCTGATAACAGCGATGCGGCAGCGAAGAGTTTGCGAAACGTTCAAGCAACTGCGCCTGGTAAGTATCAAGATCCTGCCCCGGTACGGGGGAAAGGGTCGGCGCCGCTTCCTCTTTCATGAAGCGCCGCACCAGTGTCGCGTAGGAGGGCGCGCGCATTGCCTGGTATATGTATTCATCACCGCCCAGATAGCCCAGATAGGCAAGCATGGAATTGCTGCTGTTGAGCAGGCGCAGCTTCATTTCCTCGAAGGGTTGCACGTCCGCGACGATTTGTGCTCCGCCTGCTTCCCACATCGGACGACCCGCGCCGAAGTTGTCCTGGATAACCCACTGCCGGAACGGCTCACCCCATACTGCCGCTCTGTCTTCGACGCCGAGCAGCTCGCGGACTTCCTGGAGCGTGGACGTTGTCGTCGCAGGCACGATGCGGTCTACCATGGTGTCGGGGAAACAGACGTTGGCGACAATCCATTGCGCCGTTACTTTGTCCACCGCTTCCGCGAACGCAAGGACGAGTCGCCGCAACACTTTTCCATTGTGTTGCAGGTTGTCGCAGCTCATCACGGTGAGCGGCTGTCCATGCGCGAGCCGTCGCGCATGCAGACCGGCGAACAGCGTTCCGACCGCGCTTGTCGGTGCTTCCGGCGCGCGCAAATCGTGTGCGATATCTGGATGTGAGAAATCCAGTGCGCGGGTAGCCGGCTCCAGGGTATAGCCTTTTTCGGTGACGGTGAGCGACACGATACGTGTCTCTGCCGAGCCGATCAGCGCGGGCAGGCGTCGCGGATCATCGGGTGTGTAAATCACCTCCCGCACGCAACCGATCACTCTGATGCTGGTGTCGGATTCGCCTTTCGTCAATACGGAATAGAGACCGTCCTGCGCGCGCAAAAGCGTGCCGGCGCTGGCTTGCCGCAAGCTCGCGCCGATGATGCCCCAGTCGCGCGAACCCGAGGCGAGCGCGATTTCGGTGTACAGCGCCTGATGTGCCCGATGAAATGCGCCGGAACCGAGATGGACGATGCCCGATCTCAAGGCCGCAGGATCGTAGCCGGGGCGGATTGCGGGGGCAAGCTTGGGCAAGGTGCGAAGCGAGAGCAGTTCCGGCATGGTTGCCTCATAAATAAATTGATAAAGTGGCCTTACCAATTTATCATATCGAACACTGGCCTTCAACTTTAAAGAATGGAGAAGACACATGCCTCGTCTGTCAAACAAGATTGCCCTCGTCACCGCAGCCGGTCAGGGTATCGGCCGCGCCACTGTTGAGGCCTTTGTGCGCGAAGGCGCACAGGTGATCGCCACCGACATCAACGAGGACTTGTTATCGACGCTCACGGGATGCACTACCCGACGTCTGGATGTCACTAACGCCGACGCCATCGCTGCACTGGGCAGGGAGTTCGGGCGCGTGGATGTGCTGTTCAATTGCGCGGGATATGTCGATCACGGCAATATTCTGGAATGCAATGAAGAAGCCTGGGACTTTTCGTTCGACCTGAATGTGCGCAGCATGTACCGCATGATGCGCACGTTTCTGCCGGCCATGATAGAAGGCGGCGGAGGATCCATCATCAATATCTCGTCGGCCGCATCCAGCATCAAGGGTGTGCCAAACCGCTTCGTGTATGGTGCGAGCAAAGCGGCTATCATCGGAATGACGAAATCGGTCGCCGCCGATTTTGTCACCAAAGGCATACGCTGCAATGCAATCTGCCCCGGTACGATCGAGTCGCCATCACTGCGCCAACGGATAGAAACTCAGGCGCGCAATAGCGGACAGAGTCTGGAAGCGGTTGAAGCGGCATTCGTTGCACGGCAGCCGCTGGGACGGGTAGGCAAGGCAAGCGAGATCGCGGCACTGGCCGTTTATCTCGCCTCCGACGAATCCGCATTCACGACGGGTACGACCCAGGTGATTGACGGCGGTTGGTCCAATTAAGATTTTTGACGAAGGAACAGATATGAAGTTGATGCGATACGGGAAAAAAGGCAACGAGAAACCGGCAGCACTGGATGCGAACGGACAGGTGTGCGACCTGTCGTCGGTCATTTCGGATATCGACGCAAGCAGTCTCTCGCCAACTGGCTTGGCCAAGCTGGCTGAGGTCGATCTGAATCGCCTGCCGATCGTCACCGACGTGGGCCGCATCGCGCCGCCCTATGCGGGGATGGGCAAGTTCATTTGCGTTGGTTTGAACTATGCCGACCATGCCGCGGAATCGAATCTGCCTGTACCGCCGGAACCGGTGCTGTTCATGAAAGCGGCCAGCGCATTGATCGGCTGTAACGATCCGGTTGTACTGCCGCAGGGCTCGGTGAAGACCGACTGGGAAGTCGAACTGGGTGTCGTGATCGGCACCAAGGCGCGCTACGTAAGCGAAGATACTGCGCTGGATCATGTTGCCGGATACTGCGTGGTGAACGACATCTCCGAGCGCGAATATCAGATCGAACGCGCAGGCCAGTGGGACAAGGGCAAGGGCTGCGATACCTTCGGACCGGTCGGCCCCTGGCTGGTCACGCGCGACGAAGTACCCGATCCGCAAAACCTGGACATGTGGCTGGAAGTAAACGGCAAGCGCTTTCAGAACGGCAGCACCCGCACCATGGTCTACAAGGTTGCCCACCTGGTCAGCTACATCAGCCGCTTCATGACACTCTATCCAGGAGATATCATCAGCACCGGAACGCCGCCGGGCGTCGGCATGGGACAAAAGCCGTTACCGATTTATCTCAAGGCCGGTGATGTCATGCGACTGGGAATAGCGGGTCTGGGCGAACAGCGGCAGACAGTGCATGAATGGAATCCGTCGCTGATCGACGACTGACAGGCATACCTCTCTGCAGCGAGGCGTGGGGACGATCCGGCAGTGGTTGCCACGTCGCCGATATCTTCACGCCGTATCGTAAGGCGCCCTGTTTGCAGTGGCCGTGGCGCGGATTGCGGCGAACGTCCCCGTTCCCAGCCAGCGCCAGAGATCTTCGGCATCGTGCGATGGACCTTCCACGCGCAACTCCCTGGCCTGCAACACTTCCTTCGGCGTTCGGTCGCCCATCCATACTTCGGTCAGTGCGCGTACGCTCGATCGCACGATCAGGATCGGATCGCGCCCAGGGTCGTCGCGACACAAGTCGGCGGTGCCGTTGTCGACAATCAGCCACCACATTTTCTCGCCGGTGCGTGCATCATGGAACAGGAACTGGATGACAACCGGGCGTGGCGGGAATTCCGCAATACGTACCGAACGCCGTATATCCCACATCAGTAAAGAGGCATCCAGTTCATTGTCGCGCAGGCGGCTGCCCATCCAGCGTGCGCCCCAAGTCCCGAGGGCCATGATGATGGGCCTTAACTCATCGCCGGCTTCGGTCAGGCTGTATTCCCAGACCTTGCCGACAGCCGTGCGGCGTATTACCCCGATTTCTTCCAGATGGCGCAAGCGCTGCGACAGCAAACTGGTGGACATGCGCGGCACGCCCCGATGCAAGTCATTGAAGCGCCTGCTTCCCAGCAGCAATTCGCGCACGACGAGTGGCGTCCAGCGTTCGCACAATGCTTCGGCGCCGCGCGCCACCGTACAGAACTGACCATAGCTTTCATCCATGAAAGCCTCCGCAGACTAAACGCTTCAGATTCTGGACTGGACGTACTTGCGGGTCAAGCGCAGTCTAAGCAAATCCTGACCGGAGACAGGAAGCGATGGAACAAGTGCATTAGTTGAAAGTAATGTTGGTAGTTATTACGCACTGCCTGATCGCAATGCCCAACTTTTCAATTCAAGGAGTAATGAACATGACTGCGATGACCCCCGAGATGGAAGCGTTGAAAACACGCCTCAAAGCAACATGGATGTCAGGTGACTATGGCCATTTTGCCAAATACCTGGAGCCCGGCGCGCTGGACTTCCTGAAACGTCTGGAACTGACGCCGGGTACGCGCATGCTCGACGTCGCTTGCGGTGCAGGACAGATCGCCATTCCGGCGGCGCGTGCCGGCGTCGAGGTAACGGGCGTCGATATTGCATCCAATCTGATCGAGCAAGCGAGGACGCGCGCCAAGGAGGAAGGCGTCGACGCGCAGTTCGACGAAGGCGATGCCGAAATGCTGGCGTATCCGGATGCGAGCTTCGACGTGGTGGTCAGCTTGATCGGCGCCATGTTCGCACCGCGTCCTGAACATGTTGCGGCCGAACTCATCCGTGTTTGCCGTCCGGGCGGCCGCATCGTCATGGCCAACTGGACGCCGGAAGGCCACGTCGGTCAAATGTTCAAGACCATAGGCAAGCATGTGCCCCCGCCTGCCTTGATGGCGCCTCCTGTGAAATGGGGCGATGAAGCAACTGTTCGAGAGCGCCTGGGGCAGGGCACCACCGGTGTGCATACCAACAAGCGCATGTATCCGATGGTTTATCCTTTTCCGCCGGCCGATGTGGTGGAATTCTTCTTCAAGTATTACGGGCCGACAAATCGCGCACTGGCTGCGCTTGACACCGATGGCCAAGCCGCATTGCGCGAAGATCTGGTGCGTCTGTGGACAGCCAACAATCATGCGAGCGATGGTACGACAGCCGTTGATTCGGAATATCTTGAAGTGATGGCGATCCGTGGTTAGGAAGGGCGACTGTGATCGCAATAAAAAAAACGCCCTTCACAAGGAAGGGCGAAAGGGAGGGACGAGCTCCCGGAGGTAATCTGTTGAGCGTTCGCCTCATCAAGCGCACGATGAATGGCTTTGTTCGCTTGATGCCATCGGCTTGGCGCCGCTATGCGTTGCCTTGATGACGGAACGCTTTATTCACTTCCCAATTGATCAGGCTGATGTATGGATTATTCCGACCCTATCGGCAAAAAATAAGGATCGCGCATGCGATATCCGGAGTTTGGTTCGGTGGTGGCAAGTTCTTCCGCCGACACCCCTGCAATACTGGCGGCAGTCGATGACGGCCACACAATACGCATCAGATTGGTTGACCCGGGTACGCCAAACGGCGTGCCGGCGACAACCACTAGCGGCAACATCGGTACGCTAAAGCCATGCTGTGCGGCTGCTCGAACCGCGTTATCGACCATTTCTTCGATACTGCCCACATCGGGCGCACAGACCGAATGAACACCCCATACCAAGGCAAGGCGCCGCGAAACATGAAGGTTCGGCGTCAGGCTCAGGATCGGTGTTCGCGGGCGTTCATGCGCGACGCGCAATGTCGTCGCTCCTGAGGAGGTATAAGTAACGGTAGCGACTACCGGAAGAATATCCGCTACGGTGCGAATCGCCGCGCAGATCGCATCGGTCGCACTTTCGTTCTTTCGATGGATGACCGCATTCATCATCGTGCGTTGCAGCGGGTCGCTTTCAATCGATGTAATGATCCTGTCCATCATCCGGACTGCTTCCACCGGATAGGCCCCGGATGCAGACTCGGCGGACAGCATTACCGCATCGGCACCGTCGTACACCGCTGTTGCCACATCACTTGCTTCCGCTCGTGTCGGTGTAGGCGCGGCAATCATCGACTCGAGCATTTGAGTGGCCACTACCACCGGTTTTCCCGCTTCCCGGCATGCGCGAACAATTCGCTTTTGCAGTACGGGTACCAGCTCCGCCGGCAACTCGACCCCCAGGTCACCCCGCGCTACCATGACGCCGTCCGCCTGTTCGACAATGGCATCGAGGGAATCGATCGCAGACGGTTTTTCTAGTTTTGCCATTACCGCCGCGCGTCCGGCAACGATGGTTTTCAATTCAATCACGTCCTCGGGACACTGTACAAATGATAGTGCGATCCAGTCCACTCCAAGTTCGAGGCCGAATTCGAGGTCTGCCTTATCCTTTTCCGTCAATGCAGACAACGGCAAAATCGTTCCAGGAACGTTGACGCCTTTGCGGTCAGAGACCGTACCGGAATTGACTACAACGGTTTCAGCATAGTTTGAGCCACAGGAGACGATACGCAGCCTTACTTTGCCATCGTCGATAAGCAATTCATGTCCCGGCTGAACCGCAGCGAAAATTTCCGGATGCAAGAGCGGTGCACGATCTTTATTGCCAGGAGTCGGATCGAGATCAAGCCGGAACGATTGACCTGCTTTGAGTGTTTCTTTTCCGGCGGCGAACGTGCCAAGCCTAAGCTTAGGGCCCTGCAAGTCGAGCAAAATTCCTATAGGGCGGCTGGACTCTTTCTCGAGACTGCGGATCGCTTGATATCGGCTGCGATGATCTGCATATGAGCCGTGGCTGAAGTTCAACCGGAAAATATCCGCACCGTTTTCATACAGCTCACGGATGATTTCCGGTGTCGAACTGGCAGGACCGAGGGTCGCCAGGATTTTCGTATTACGTTTGCGGCGTACGCCAATTCTGGTATTCATTAATGCCCCTCCATTAAACTTGGATTCGGTTAAGCAGGTATGCAACCGTCGTTTTAAAAACTATAGATGCTGGACATCAATCAGGCCAATCGTAATTCCTTATTCCTTGCATCACTCTTTCTTATTCGTCGATCATGGCCCGCATTGTCACGATGTCTTTTGATCGGATGAAGGCAATCGTGTCCTGCGAATAAGAGCAACTCGAGCTCACTTAAGCCGCAAGTAAGCGGAACGCAAGCGTTCAAGTTCTTCATCGACATGGCGAGTGAAAGCCCGCAAGCCGTGTTGCGTCGACTGAACAGTTTTCGTATGGATGTGAGGCTGGTAAAGCGGCGTGCTACTTAGGAACGTGCACGAAATAATTTCCCGATTTGGTTCACGTCTGACGGGCGCGCTGCAGCGTTGCTCGGCGTCGCCATAGCTCGCTATGACTCCTTCTCGCGCCCCTCGGCGGGCCCCTTGCATCGCATCCCGTCGGACGCGTCCAAATCGGTAACTTATTCCGTACACATTCCTTAGTAACGTGGCTTTATGTAATGCCCAGCCAAGCATTCAGTCAGCAACTGATGATGGCACCATGGCGGACGACCGTCTCGGTTTACAGGAGGTGGTGTCGCAGACGGCGATTTATGTCGCCCCGGAATTGCCTGCCGTTGATCCAACATTCCAGGCTGACTATCACCGGCCGCTGTTGTACATGGAACTTCGGTACAGTCCGGCTGCGCTATCGAGAGTTTTTTACGATAGCGCAGCACAAACCTATTGCTGCAGATAGCCACGCACTTCAGCCCCGATCATGATTGTGTCGACCGGGACAACATCAACATGCAGTCTGATAAACTGCGCTTTGATCTGCGAACCATCCGGCCGAGTGAAGCCGATGGTTCGAATGCGGTCTATCATTCTTTACGCCCTCGGCGCATGCCGGGACTAAACCGCCAGATAGCGGATCTGGGTTGCATCCACGCCGAGACGCACTGCGGCCGATTCCGCGAATGGCGTCATTCCAGAAAAATGCGCCTGATCGGCTGTAACAAGCGAATCGCCGACCCGCACCCGATAACGTGTGAACTCTCCCAAAAACTCGGTATGCTCGACCGCGCCGTTCAACCATAGATAAGCACCATCGCGCACGCTGTCGCCAACCTGCATCTTGACCGTATGCGGTCTGAAGCTGATCGCCATTTTCCCTGCGCGAACGTCCGGATGCTTGGGAAGAGTGATGTCGCCGATACCCTGTGCCCGGAAGCGGACCGTGTCACCGTTAATCTGATCGATT
This window encodes:
- a CDS encoding mannitol dehydrogenase family protein, with amino-acid sequence MPELLSLRTLPKLAPAIRPGYDPAALRSGIVHLGSGAFHRAHQALYTEIALASGSRDWGIIGASLRQASAGTLLRAQDGLYSVLTKGESDTSIRVIGCVREVIYTPDDPRRLPALIGSAETRIVSLTVTEKGYTLEPATRALDFSHPDIAHDLRAPEAPTSAVGTLFAGLHARRLAHGQPLTVMSCDNLQHNGKVLRRLVLAFAEAVDKVTAQWIVANVCFPDTMVDRIVPATTTSTLQEVRELLGVEDRAAVWGEPFRQWVIQDNFGAGRPMWEAGGAQIVADVQPFEEMKLRLLNSSNSMLAYLGYLGGDEYIYQAMRAPSYATLVRRFMKEEAAPTLSPVPGQDLDTYQAQLLERFANSSLPHRCYQIAMDGSQKLPQRLLSILRDNLAAGRPIRLGALGLAAWMRYVSGIDEQGKPILVQDPIAGQLEKMARSDPSDIVDRVLSIRSMFGDNLPQSQRLRNELIAALDHLQRYGSRTTVAAYAERR
- a CDS encoding fumarylacetoacetate hydrolase family protein, producing MKLMRYGKKGNEKPAALDANGQVCDLSSVISDIDASSLSPTGLAKLAEVDLNRLPIVTDVGRIAPPYAGMGKFICVGLNYADHAAESNLPVPPEPVLFMKAASALIGCNDPVVLPQGSVKTDWEVELGVVIGTKARYVSEDTALDHVAGYCVVNDISEREYQIERAGQWDKGKGCDTFGPVGPWLVTRDEVPDPQNLDMWLEVNGKRFQNGSTRTMVYKVAHLVSYISRFMTLYPGDIISTGTPPGVGMGQKPLPIYLKAGDVMRLGIAGLGEQRQTVHEWNPSLIDD
- a CDS encoding class I SAM-dependent methyltransferase, which gives rise to MTAMTPEMEALKTRLKATWMSGDYGHFAKYLEPGALDFLKRLELTPGTRMLDVACGAGQIAIPAARAGVEVTGVDIASNLIEQARTRAKEEGVDAQFDEGDAEMLAYPDASFDVVVSLIGAMFAPRPEHVAAELIRVCRPGGRIVMANWTPEGHVGQMFKTIGKHVPPPALMAPPVKWGDEATVRERLGQGTTGVHTNKRMYPMVYPFPPADVVEFFFKYYGPTNRALAALDTDGQAALREDLVRLWTANNHASDGTTAVDSEYLEVMAIRG
- a CDS encoding winged helix-turn-helix transcriptional regulator, encoding MDESYGQFCTVARGAEALCERWTPLVVRELLLGSRRFNDLHRGVPRMSTSLLSQRLRHLEEIGVIRRTAVGKVWEYSLTEAGDELRPIIMALGTWGARWMGSRLRDNELDASLLMWDIRRSVRIAEFPPRPVVIQFLFHDARTGEKMWWLIVDNGTADLCRDDPGRDPILIVRSSVRALTEVWMGDRTPKEVLQARELRVEGPSHDAEDLWRWLGTGTFAAIRATATANRAPYDTA
- a CDS encoding SDR family oxidoreductase, which produces MPRLSNKIALVTAAGQGIGRATVEAFVREGAQVIATDINEDLLSTLTGCTTRRLDVTNADAIAALGREFGRVDVLFNCAGYVDHGNILECNEEAWDFSFDLNVRSMYRMMRTFLPAMIEGGGGSIINISSAASSIKGVPNRFVYGASKAAIIGMTKSVAADFVTKGIRCNAICPGTIESPSLRQRIETQARNSGQSLEAVEAAFVARQPLGRVGKASEIAALAVYLASDESAFTTGTTQVIDGGWSN
- the pyk gene encoding pyruvate kinase, whose amino-acid sequence is MNTRIGVRRKRNTKILATLGPASSTPEIIRELYENGADIFRLNFSHGSYADHRSRYQAIRSLEKESSRPIGILLDLQGPKLRLGTFAAGKETLKAGQSFRLDLDPTPGNKDRAPLLHPEIFAAVQPGHELLIDDGKVRLRIVSCGSNYAETVVVNSGTVSDRKGVNVPGTILPLSALTEKDKADLEFGLELGVDWIALSFVQCPEDVIELKTIVAGRAAVMAKLEKPSAIDSLDAIVEQADGVMVARGDLGVELPAELVPVLQKRIVRACREAGKPVVVATQMLESMIAAPTPTRAEASDVATAVYDGADAVMLSAESASGAYPVEAVRMMDRIITSIESDPLQRTMMNAVIHRKNESATDAICAAIRTVADILPVVATVTYTSSGATTLRVAHERPRTPILSLTPNLHVSRRLALVWGVHSVCAPDVGSIEEMVDNAVRAAAQHGFSVPMLPLVVVAGTPFGVPGSTNLMRIVWPSSTAASIAGVSAEELATTEPNSGYRMRDPYFLPIGSE
- the manD gene encoding D-mannonate dehydratase ManD; the encoded protein is MKIIDAKVIVCCPGRNFVTLKIVTDDGLTGIGDATLNGRELSVASYLADHVIPCLIRRDAHQIEDIWQYLYRGAYWRRGPVTMSAIAAVDTALWDIKAKAAGMPLYQLLGGRSRSGVMVYGHANGADIDETVKQVLHYKELGYKAIRAQSGVPGLNKVYGVGRGSMFYEPADSSLPSEHDWSTERYLLHAPKLFAAVREAVGPDIHLLHDVHHRLAPIEAARLGKSLEPYHLFWMEDATPAENQESFRLIRQHTTTPLAVGEIFNSIWDCKDLIQQQLIDYIRTTVVHAGGITQMRRIADFASLYQVRTGSHGATDLSPVCMGAALHFDLWVPNFGIQEYMRHTNETDAVFPHAYTFEDGFLHPGEAPGHGVEIDEELAARYPYKPASLPVNRLAHDGTLWHW